A single region of the Streptomyces caelestis genome encodes:
- a CDS encoding ATP-dependent 6-phosphofructokinase, which yields MRIGVLTAGGDCPGLNAVIRSVVHRAVDNYGDEVIGFEDGYAGLLDGRYRGLDLNAVSGILARGGTILGSSRLERDRLREACENASDMIHEFGIDALIPIGGEGTLTAARMLSDAGLPVVGVPKTIDNDISSTDRTFGFDTAVGVATEAMDRLKTTAESHQRVMVVEVMGRHAGWIALESGMAAGAHGICLPERPFDPSDLVKMVEERFARGKKFAVVCVAEGAHPADGTMDYGKGAIDKFGHERFQGIGTALAHELERRLGKEAKPVILGHVQRGGSPTAYDRVLATRFGWHAVEAAHRGEFGRMTALRGTDIVMVPLAEAVTELKTVSKDRMDEAESVF from the coding sequence ATGCGTATCGGAGTTCTCACCGCAGGCGGCGACTGCCCCGGCCTGAACGCCGTGATCCGGTCGGTCGTGCACCGGGCGGTCGACAACTACGGCGACGAGGTCATCGGCTTCGAGGACGGCTACGCGGGCCTGCTGGACGGCCGCTACCGCGGCCTCGACCTCAACGCGGTCAGCGGCATCCTCGCCCGCGGCGGCACGATCCTGGGGTCGTCCCGGCTGGAGCGCGACCGGCTCCGGGAGGCCTGCGAGAACGCCTCCGACATGATCCACGAGTTCGGCATCGACGCGCTGATCCCGATCGGCGGCGAGGGCACGCTGACGGCGGCCCGCATGCTGTCCGACGCCGGTCTGCCGGTCGTGGGCGTCCCCAAGACGATCGACAACGACATCTCGTCCACGGACCGCACCTTCGGCTTCGACACGGCGGTCGGCGTCGCCACCGAGGCGATGGACCGTCTGAAGACCACCGCCGAGTCCCACCAGCGGGTGATGGTGGTGGAGGTCATGGGGCGCCACGCCGGCTGGATCGCGCTGGAGTCCGGCATGGCGGCCGGCGCGCACGGGATCTGTCTGCCGGAGCGTCCGTTCGACCCGTCCGATCTCGTGAAGATGGTCGAGGAGCGCTTCGCCCGCGGCAAGAAGTTCGCGGTCGTCTGCGTCGCCGAGGGCGCCCACCCCGCCGACGGCACCATGGACTACGGCAAGGGCGCCATAGACAAGTTCGGCCACGAGCGCTTCCAGGGCATCGGCACGGCACTCGCCCACGAGCTGGAACGCCGGCTCGGCAAGGAGGCCAAGCCGGTCATTCTCGGCCACGTCCAGCGCGGCGGCTCACCGACCGCGTACGACCGGGTGCTCGCCACGCGCTTCGGCTGGCACGCGGTGGAGGCGGCGCACCGGGGGGAGTTCGGCAGGATGACCGCGCTGCGCGGGACGGACATCGTGATGGTGCCGCTCGCGGAGGCCGTGACCGAGCTGAAGACCGTGTCGAAGGACCGGATGGACGAGGCCGAGTCGGTTTTCTAG
- a CDS encoding helix-turn-helix domain-containing protein produces MRRPSARPSQPTPHPLPATPTPPPFNAPAARRLRAGLGMTPEHVAHGMRVSYGHPHITPDHVMAWEREAASPSGSELTALAGVLWCSPGELIGRPRTLREHRTARGFAPEDVARAVGHELHAYLRMEETDTWRGTDRQSAALADLLGLRLPDFVTVTGRDAKLGELLRNAVTTRWQAYIRPVAKVVPLDRQFLQDALQGLHQDYQGHMAATLSWGGGSSDAGDAARDFLDRIVEHFWTRIQESPV; encoded by the coding sequence GTGCGCCGACCTTCAGCCCGCCCGAGCCAGCCCACACCCCACCCTCTGCCCGCCACCCCGACGCCCCCGCCCTTCAACGCCCCCGCCGCCCGCCGCCTGCGCGCGGGCCTCGGTATGACACCCGAGCACGTCGCCCACGGCATGCGCGTCTCCTACGGGCACCCCCACATCACCCCGGACCACGTCATGGCCTGGGAACGCGAGGCCGCGTCCCCTTCCGGCTCCGAACTCACCGCGCTCGCGGGGGTGCTGTGGTGCTCGCCCGGCGAACTCATCGGCAGACCCCGCACGCTGCGAGAGCACCGCACCGCCCGCGGCTTCGCCCCCGAGGACGTGGCCCGTGCCGTGGGGCACGAACTCCACGCCTATCTGCGCATGGAGGAGACCGACACCTGGCGCGGCACCGACCGTCAGTCCGCCGCCCTCGCCGATCTGCTCGGCCTCCGCCTGCCCGACTTCGTCACCGTCACCGGCCGCGACGCCAAGCTCGGCGAACTGCTGCGCAACGCCGTCACCACCCGCTGGCAGGCCTACATACGCCCGGTGGCCAAGGTCGTGCCCCTGGACCGGCAGTTCCTGCAGGACGCCCTCCAGGGCCTGCACCAGGACTACCAGGGGCACATGGCCGCCACGCTGAGCTGGGGCGGCGGCAGCAGCGACGCCGGCGACGCCGCCCGCGACTTCCTCGACCGGATCGTCGAGCACTTCTGGACGAGGATCCAGGAGAGCCCGGTCTAG
- a CDS encoding PPOX class F420-dependent oxidoreductase, with product MTPGPVIAGPERVVGQVNGKLNGHIRERLLATNFWHLATVGADGAPQVSPMWADIEGEYVMVNTSIGRVKEENLRRNPYVSLSHHDPENPYDRAEIRGKVVRFVEGEEAERAMDRLARKYLGEDRYPWLLPGERRVMLLIEPTRVRRLEGVEPFRAGVLPDGAAG from the coding sequence ATGACGCCGGGCCCGGTGATCGCGGGCCCGGAAAGGGTGGTCGGTCAGGTGAACGGCAAGCTCAACGGGCATATTCGCGAGCGTCTTCTCGCGACGAACTTCTGGCACCTCGCGACGGTGGGTGCGGACGGGGCGCCCCAGGTGTCGCCCATGTGGGCGGACATCGAAGGGGAGTACGTCATGGTCAACACCTCCATCGGGCGGGTGAAGGAGGAGAATCTGCGGCGCAATCCGTACGTTTCGCTCTCCCATCACGACCCTGAGAACCCGTACGACCGGGCGGAGATCCGGGGGAAGGTCGTCCGGTTCGTGGAGGGCGAGGAGGCGGAGCGGGCGATGGACCGGCTCGCGCGGAAGTACCTCGGGGAGGACCGCTATCCGTGGCTGCTGCCCGGGGAGCGCCGGGTGATGCTGCTGATCGAGCCGACGCGGGTGCGGAGGCTGGAGGGTGTGGAGCCGTTCCGGGCCGGGGTCCTGCCGGACGGGGCGGCCGGCTGA
- a CDS encoding carbohydrate ABC transporter permease → MALTLASRRTTRRLAADAGLLVVAAAFVLPLAWVGLSSLDSHADLRVKAPDGLTLDNFDAILTSEITFTPLLNSLVLCGSATLLTVVCAALAAYPLSRFRSRFNRPFLLTILFATSLPITAIMVPVYALFVQVDLIDTTHGTVFFFTASQLPFAIWLMKNFMDGVPKELEEAAWTDGASSLQSLIRVVLPLMGPGVAVVTVFCFVMMWGNFFVPFMLLLTPDQMPASVSINDFFGNRGMVAYGQLAAFSLVYSTPVILLYVLIARRLGGGFALGGAVKG, encoded by the coding sequence ATGGCCCTCACCCTCGCCTCCCGCCGCACGACCCGCCGCCTGGCGGCGGACGCGGGCCTCCTGGTGGTCGCCGCGGCCTTCGTCCTCCCCCTGGCCTGGGTGGGCCTGTCCTCCCTGGACTCTCACGCCGACCTCCGGGTGAAGGCACCCGACGGCCTCACCCTGGACAACTTCGACGCGATCCTGACCTCTGAGATCACCTTCACGCCGTTGCTGAACAGCCTGGTCCTGTGCGGCAGCGCGACGCTGCTGACGGTGGTCTGCGCGGCCCTGGCGGCCTACCCTCTCTCCCGCTTCCGCTCCCGCTTCAACCGCCCGTTCCTGCTGACGATCCTCTTCGCGACGAGTCTGCCCATCACCGCGATCATGGTCCCGGTCTACGCGCTCTTCGTCCAGGTGGACCTGATCGACACCACGCACGGCACCGTCTTCTTCTTCACCGCCTCCCAACTGCCGTTCGCCATCTGGCTGATGAAGAACTTCATGGACGGCGTACCGAAGGAACTGGAAGAGGCGGCCTGGACCGACGGGGCTTCGTCCCTCCAGTCACTGATCCGCGTCGTGCTGCCCCTGATGGGCCCGGGCGTGGCCGTCGTGACGGTCTTCTGCTTCGTCATGATGTGGGGCAACTTCTTCGTCCCCTTCATGCTCCTGCTCACACCCGACCAGATGCCGGCGTCCGTCAGCATCAACGACTTCTTCGGGAACCGGGGGATGGTGGCGTACGGGCAGTTGGCGGCGTTCTCCCTCGTCTACTCGACGCCGGTGATCCTTCTGTACGTACTGATCGCCCGGCGCCTGGGGGGCGGCTTCGCACTGGGCGGCGCGGTCAAGGGCTGA
- a CDS encoding carbohydrate ABC transporter permease, whose amino-acid sequence MTTTAPHTDLGKTSGPTAPRRPPRRPGSLVRALPLTPAVVLLLLFLAGPIAYCVYIAFTDLQLTGQAQDSFVGFENFTRAFGDEAFLNAVWLTLVFTVLSSLVGQNTLGLALAALMRRASKPVRTLTGGIVVTAWVLPEVVAGFLLYAFFRREGTLNAVLDQLHLPAQNWLFTLPILAVSFANVWRGTAFSMLVYSAALNEIPKEITEAAEVDGAGGWRRLWHITLPMIRRSIGTNLMLNTLQTLSVFGLIWVMTRGGPGGRSQTLPLFMYEQAFQNSLIGYGTAVALLLLLVGSLFSLVYLRLLRTEV is encoded by the coding sequence ATGACGACCACGGCACCGCACACCGACCTCGGAAAGACGTCCGGCCCCACGGCTCCCCGCCGCCCCCCGCGTCGGCCGGGCTCGCTGGTCCGGGCCCTCCCCCTCACCCCCGCCGTCGTCCTCCTGCTCCTCTTCCTCGCCGGCCCGATCGCCTACTGCGTCTACATCGCCTTCACGGATCTCCAGCTCACCGGCCAGGCCCAGGACTCGTTCGTCGGCTTCGAGAACTTCACCCGGGCCTTCGGGGACGAGGCGTTCCTCAACGCCGTATGGCTGACGCTGGTGTTCACCGTCCTGTCGTCACTGGTCGGGCAGAACACGCTCGGCCTCGCCCTGGCGGCCCTGATGCGGCGCGCGTCGAAACCGGTCCGCACGCTCACCGGCGGCATCGTGGTCACGGCCTGGGTGCTGCCGGAGGTGGTGGCCGGCTTCCTCCTCTACGCCTTCTTCCGCCGCGAGGGCACCCTGAACGCCGTCCTCGACCAGCTCCACCTGCCCGCCCAGAACTGGCTGTTCACGCTGCCCATCCTGGCGGTGTCCTTCGCCAACGTCTGGCGCGGTACGGCGTTCTCCATGCTGGTCTACTCGGCCGCGCTGAACGAGATCCCCAAGGAGATCACCGAGGCCGCCGAGGTCGACGGGGCCGGGGGCTGGCGCCGCCTGTGGCACATCACCCTCCCCATGATCCGCCGCTCCATCGGCACGAACCTGATGCTCAACACCCTGCAGACCCTCTCGGTCTTCGGCCTGATCTGGGTGATGACGAGAGGCGGCCCCGGAGGCAGAAGCCAGACACTGCCCCTCTTCATGTACGAACAGGCCTTCCAGAACAGCCTGATCGGCTATGGCACGGCGGTGGCCCTGCTTCTCCTCCTGGTCGGCTCCCTCTTCTCCCTCGTCTACCTGCGCCTGCTGCGGACGGAGGTCTGA
- a CDS encoding extracellular solute-binding protein has product MRPTAAFTPLLALALAATTLTACGGGSGSGPDTVKVSFKQSTDNSVKVMDTYLADVKKQFEKAHPGKKVELVPIKAPDSEYYTKLQQMLRSPKTAPDLVYEDTFLINSDITSGYLKPLDPYLAKWPDWNRFIDTAKAAAKGEDGKTYGVPDGTDTRGLWFSKDIFARAGLPADWQPKTWKDVLTAARTIKQKVPGVIPLNVYTGKPVGEAATMQTFEMLLYGTNDGLTDPLYDKASKKWIAGGQGFEDALGFVETVYQEKLGPDVSDALDPNVMTRVRGEWLPKGRLGIALDGSWLPQDWLPGSGHEWPEWSEELGLAAMPTQHGQAPGEVSMSGGWTWSIPAKAGNPDLAFAFIKTMQTKANAQKWYVANSGIAVREDVARDPEYVTAQPGIKFFTDLVRHTHYRPAYPAYPKVSTAIQEAMEGVTTGDMSVDEATSTYVDALQDATDNQVVER; this is encoded by the coding sequence GTGCGCCCCACCGCCGCTTTCACACCTCTCCTCGCCTTAGCCCTCGCCGCGACCACCCTCACCGCCTGCGGTGGCGGTTCCGGCAGCGGCCCCGACACCGTGAAGGTCTCCTTCAAACAGTCCACGGACAACTCCGTCAAGGTGATGGACACCTATCTCGCGGACGTCAAGAAGCAGTTCGAGAAGGCCCACCCCGGCAAGAAGGTCGAGCTGGTCCCGATCAAGGCCCCGGACTCGGAGTACTACACCAAGCTCCAGCAGATGCTCCGCTCCCCCAAGACCGCCCCCGACCTGGTCTACGAGGACACGTTCCTCATCAACTCGGACATCACCAGCGGCTACCTCAAGCCCCTCGATCCCTACCTCGCCAAGTGGCCGGACTGGAACCGGTTCATCGACACGGCGAAGGCGGCGGCCAAGGGCGAGGACGGCAAGACGTACGGCGTCCCCGACGGCACCGACACCCGCGGACTCTGGTTCTCCAAGGACATCTTCGCCAGGGCCGGCCTCCCCGCCGACTGGCAGCCCAAGACCTGGAAGGACGTCCTGACCGCGGCCCGCACCATCAAACAGAAGGTCCCCGGCGTCATCCCGCTCAACGTCTACACGGGCAAACCGGTCGGCGAGGCCGCCACCATGCAGACCTTCGAGATGCTGCTCTACGGCACCAACGACGGCCTCACGGACCCCCTGTACGACAAGGCGAGCAAGAAGTGGATCGCCGGCGGCCAGGGCTTCGAGGACGCCCTGGGCTTCGTCGAGACGGTCTACCAGGAGAAACTGGGCCCGGACGTCTCCGACGCGCTCGACCCGAACGTCATGACCCGGGTCCGCGGCGAGTGGCTCCCGAAGGGCAGACTCGGCATCGCCCTCGACGGCTCCTGGCTGCCGCAGGACTGGCTGCCCGGCAGCGGCCACGAGTGGCCCGAGTGGTCCGAGGAGCTCGGCCTCGCCGCCATGCCCACGCAGCACGGCCAGGCCCCCGGCGAGGTGAGCATGTCCGGCGGCTGGACCTGGTCGATCCCGGCCAAGGCCGGCAACCCGGACCTGGCCTTCGCGTTCATCAAGACGATGCAGACCAAGGCCAACGCGCAGAAGTGGTACGTCGCCAACTCCGGCATCGCGGTCCGCGAGGACGTGGCGAGGGACCCCGAGTACGTCACCGCCCAGCCCGGCATCAAGTTCTTCACCGACCTGGTGCGACACACCCACTACCGCCCCGCCTACCCGGCCTACCCCAAGGTCTCCACGGCCATCCAGGAGGCCATGGAGGGTGTGACGACGGGTGACATGTCGGTGGACGAGGCGACGAGCACCTACGTGGACGCCTTGCAGGACGCCACGGACAACCAGGTCGTCGAGCGGTAG
- a CDS encoding response regulator: MTSDTTPERDIRVLVVEDDPVAADAHVMYVGRVPGFVAVGKAHTGAEARRALERTPVDLLLLDLHLPDVHGLQLARSLRTAGHHADVIAVTSARDLAVVREGVSLGVVQYVLKPFTFATLRDRLVRYAEFHAAVGEASGQDEVDRALAALRAPGPAALPKGLSAPTLERVTVALRDSAEGLTAAGVAETVGISRITARRYLEHLVDAGRAARRPQYGTVGRPELQYRWVTG; this comes from the coding sequence ATGACGAGCGACACCACCCCCGAGAGGGACATCCGCGTCCTGGTCGTGGAGGACGACCCGGTCGCCGCGGACGCGCACGTGATGTACGTCGGCCGGGTCCCGGGCTTCGTCGCCGTGGGCAAGGCGCACACGGGCGCGGAGGCGCGCCGGGCCCTGGAGCGCACGCCCGTCGACCTGCTCCTGCTCGACCTGCACCTGCCGGACGTCCACGGACTGCAACTGGCACGGTCGCTCCGGACGGCCGGGCACCACGCGGACGTGATCGCGGTGACGTCGGCGCGCGATCTGGCAGTCGTGCGCGAGGGTGTCTCGCTCGGAGTCGTGCAGTACGTCCTGAAGCCGTTCACCTTCGCGACCCTGCGGGACCGCCTCGTGCGGTACGCCGAGTTCCACGCCGCGGTAGGCGAGGCGAGCGGGCAGGACGAGGTGGACAGGGCGCTGGCGGCCCTGCGCGCCCCGGGCCCGGCCGCCCTGCCGAAGGGGCTGAGCGCGCCGACGCTGGAGCGGGTGACGGTGGCCCTGCGCGACAGCGCGGAGGGCCTCACGGCCGCCGGCGTGGCGGAGACCGTGGGCATCTCCCGCATCACGGCCCGCCGATACCTGGAACACCTGGTGGACGCGGGCCGCGCGGCCCGCCGCCCGCAGTACGGCACGGTGGGGCGACCGGAGCTGCAGTACCGCTGGGTCACGGGCTAG
- a CDS encoding sensor histidine kinase, whose translation MRFSVPGPRSLAGQLFAMQAVLIAVVVAGYALFTYVSDRSQAEEAARRQARAVARSVADSPSVLQAARTSDPTAELQPYALKVMRDTEVDFITIMDPRGIRWTHPDPAQIGQPFRGHTEKALKGQTFTETYTGTLGPSVRAVTPIQDGTQIVGLVSAGIRVEEITQRVQDQLTALLGVAAGALVLGAVGTYVINARLRRHTHGMNAAQLSRMHDYHQAALHAVREGLLMLDGQYRVALINDGGRELLGVAGDVVGRSVAELGLPAPLTGALLASEPRVDEVHLTASRVLVINTSPVSGGERRGTVVTLRDVTELQSLMGELDSERGFTQALRSQAHEAANRLHTVVSLIELGRAEEAVEFATAELELAQALTDQVVAAVSEPVLAALLLGKTAQANERGVELMVSEDSSLDDGLLPESLPSRDLVTILGNLIDNAVDAAQGSVRARVTVAAYTQDTEDPEDPEALDDPPELVLRVSDTGPGVDPEHAEAVFQRGFSTKPAGPGGRGLGLALVRQAVQRHEGTLSVSEADGGGAQFEVRLPLRESGAVAEGVTSRTSVSRGAGGYV comes from the coding sequence ATGCGCTTCTCCGTCCCCGGTCCCCGCAGCCTGGCGGGCCAGCTCTTCGCCATGCAGGCCGTCCTGATAGCGGTCGTCGTGGCCGGATACGCGCTGTTCACTTATGTCAGTGACCGCAGCCAGGCCGAAGAGGCGGCGCGGCGCCAGGCCAGGGCGGTGGCGCGATCGGTCGCCGACTCCCCTTCGGTGCTTCAGGCGGCCCGCACCTCCGACCCGACCGCCGAGCTCCAGCCGTACGCGCTGAAGGTCATGCGGGACACCGAGGTCGACTTCATAACGATCATGGATCCGCGGGGGATCCGCTGGACTCATCCCGATCCGGCCCAGATCGGCCAGCCCTTCCGGGGCCACACCGAGAAGGCCCTGAAGGGCCAGACCTTCACCGAGACCTACACCGGCACGCTCGGCCCCTCGGTCCGCGCCGTCACCCCGATCCAGGACGGCACGCAGATCGTGGGCCTGGTCAGCGCGGGCATCCGGGTCGAGGAGATCACCCAGCGGGTGCAGGACCAGCTCACGGCCCTGCTCGGCGTCGCGGCCGGCGCGCTGGTCCTGGGCGCCGTCGGCACCTACGTCATCAACGCCCGGCTGCGCCGCCACACCCACGGCATGAACGCGGCCCAGCTCAGCCGGATGCACGACTACCACCAGGCCGCCCTGCACGCCGTGCGCGAGGGGCTGCTGATGCTGGACGGGCAGTACCGTGTGGCGCTGATCAACGACGGAGGGCGCGAGTTGCTCGGCGTGGCCGGGGACGTGGTGGGCAGGTCGGTGGCGGAGCTGGGGCTGCCGGCCCCGCTGACGGGCGCGCTGCTGGCGTCGGAGCCGCGGGTGGACGAGGTGCATCTGACGGCGTCGCGGGTACTGGTGATCAACACCTCGCCGGTGTCGGGCGGTGAGCGGCGCGGTACGGTCGTCACCCTGCGCGATGTCACCGAACTCCAGTCCCTGATGGGCGAGTTGGACTCCGAGCGGGGCTTCACGCAGGCGCTGCGCTCGCAGGCGCACGAGGCGGCGAACCGGCTGCACACGGTCGTCTCGCTGATCGAGCTGGGCCGGGCGGAGGAGGCGGTGGAGTTCGCGACGGCCGAGCTGGAGCTGGCGCAGGCGTTGACCGACCAGGTCGTGGCGGCGGTGAGCGAGCCGGTGCTGGCGGCACTGCTGCTGGGCAAGACGGCCCAGGCGAACGAGCGGGGCGTGGAGCTGATGGTGTCGGAGGACAGCAGTCTGGACGACGGCCTGCTGCCGGAGTCCCTCCCCTCGCGGGACCTGGTGACCATCCTGGGCAACCTGATCGACAACGCCGTGGACGCGGCACAGGGCAGCGTGCGGGCACGGGTGACGGTGGCGGCCTACACCCAGGACACCGAGGATCCCGAGGACCCCGAGGCCCTCGATGACCCCCCGGAGCTGGTGCTGAGGGTCTCGGACACCGGCCCGGGCGTGGACCCGGAGCACGCCGAGGCCGTCTTCCAGCGGGGCTTCTCGACCAAGCCGGCGGGTCCGGGCGGCCGGGGCCTGGGGCTGGCCCTGGTACGTCAGGCGGTGCAGCGGCACGAGGGCACGCTGTCGGTGTCGGAGGCCGACGGGGGCGGGGCACAGTTCGAGGTACGGCTGCCGCTGCGGGAGTCGGGGGCGGTGGCCGAGGGCGTGACATCCAGGACCTCGGTGTCCAGAGGCGCTGGAGGCTACGTATGA
- a CDS encoding cation:dicarboxylate symporter family transporter, which produces MTSAADTAPAAPKAKRDRTHYLYIAVIIAVAAGIAVGLAAPDFAVGLKPIGTGFVNLIKMMISPIIFCTIVLGIGSVRKAAKVGAVGGIALVYFTIMSLVALGIGLVVGNILEPGTGLAVTDAIKDAGHAQVDAEAKDTTEFLLGIIPTTIVSAFTNESVLQTLLIALLAGFALQGMGSAGEPILRGIEHIQRLVFRILAMVMWAAPIGAFGAIAAVTGSAGLDALKSLAVLMLGFYVTCFLFVFIVLGVLLRVISGLNILTLFKYLGREFLLILSTSSSESALPRLIAKMEHLGVSKPVVGITVPTGYSFNLDGTMIYMTMASLFIADAMGTPMSIGEQIPLLLFLLVASKGAAGVTGAGLATLAGGLQSHKPALVDGIGLIVGIDRFMSEARALTNFAGNAVATVLIGTWTKEIDKDRVNQVLAGQIPFDEKTLLDDGHGGPAEDHVEVPEQGGEKELAKA; this is translated from the coding sequence GTGACCAGCGCAGCCGATACGGCACCTGCCGCACCAAAAGCCAAGCGGGACCGCACGCACTATCTCTACATCGCGGTGATCATCGCAGTCGCAGCCGGTATCGCGGTGGGTCTGGCCGCACCCGACTTCGCGGTCGGGCTGAAGCCGATCGGCACGGGCTTCGTGAACCTGATCAAGATGATGATCTCGCCGATCATCTTCTGCACGATCGTGCTGGGTATCGGCTCGGTGCGGAAGGCCGCCAAGGTCGGTGCCGTCGGCGGTATCGCCCTGGTCTACTTCACGATCATGTCGCTGGTCGCGCTGGGCATCGGTCTGGTCGTCGGCAACATCCTGGAGCCGGGCACCGGCCTCGCGGTGACCGACGCGATCAAGGACGCCGGTCACGCCCAGGTCGACGCCGAGGCCAAGGACACCACCGAGTTCCTGCTCGGCATCATCCCGACCACGATCGTCTCCGCCTTCACCAACGAGTCGGTCCTCCAGACCCTGCTGATCGCCCTGCTCGCCGGCTTCGCGCTCCAGGGCATGGGCTCGGCCGGCGAGCCGATCCTGCGCGGTATCGAGCACATCCAGCGGCTCGTCTTCCGCATCCTCGCCATGGTGATGTGGGCCGCCCCGATCGGTGCCTTCGGTGCCATCGCCGCCGTCACCGGCTCCGCCGGCCTGGACGCGCTCAAGAGCCTCGCCGTGCTGATGCTCGGCTTCTACGTCACCTGCTTCCTCTTCGTCTTCATCGTGCTCGGCGTCCTGCTGCGCGTGATCTCCGGCCTGAACATCCTCACGCTGTTCAAGTACCTGGGCCGTGAGTTCCTGCTGATCCTGTCGACGTCCTCGTCCGAGTCCGCGCTGCCGCGGCTCATCGCGAAGATGGAGCACCTGGGCGTCAGCAAGCCGGTGGTCGGCATCACCGTCCCGACCGGCTACTCCTTCAACCTCGACGGCACCATGATCTACATGACCATGGCGTCCCTGTTCATCGCCGACGCGATGGGCACGCCGATGTCGATCGGCGAGCAGATCCCGCTGCTGCTCTTCCTGCTGGTCGCCTCCAAGGGCGCCGCCGGTGTCACCGGCGCGGGCCTCGCGACGCTGGCCGGTGGTCTCCAGTCGCACAAGCCGGCCCTGGTGGACGGCATCGGCCTCATCGTCGGCATCGACCGCTTCATGAGCGAGGCCCGCGCGCTGACCAACTTCGCAGGCAACGCCGTGGCCACCGTGCTGATCGGCACCTGGACGAAGGAGATCGACAAGGACCGCGTGAACCAGGTCCTCGCCGGTCAGATCCCCTTCGACGAGAAGACGCTGCTGGACGACGGCCACGGCGGTCCGGCCGAGGACCACGTCGAGGTGCCCGAGCAGGGCGGCGAGAAGGAGCTGGCGAAGGCCTGA
- a CDS encoding TetR/AcrR family transcriptional regulator — protein MAAMTTGTTSRADANRRRILDVALGELLRDPDASMDQIARAAGVVRRTVYGHFPSREALISTLVDEAVQALSAAHAAGREGVQDPAESVARSVLAVWELADRYRLLIALAQRTVTMQGIRERLTPVREAATGVLRRGLDEGVFSSPLPAPALAYVHEQILVALMEAVNDGLVAAREAGRCAAVTVLTAAGVPASRATELVAKLND, from the coding sequence ATGGCGGCCATGACCACGGGCACCACCAGCCGCGCCGACGCCAACCGGCGCCGCATCCTCGACGTCGCCCTCGGCGAGCTGCTGCGCGACCCCGACGCGTCCATGGACCAGATCGCACGCGCTGCGGGCGTCGTACGGCGGACGGTGTACGGGCACTTCCCGAGCCGCGAGGCGCTGATCAGCACGCTCGTCGACGAGGCGGTTCAGGCCCTGTCGGCCGCGCACGCGGCGGGCCGCGAGGGCGTGCAGGATCCGGCGGAGTCCGTGGCCCGCTCGGTGCTGGCGGTGTGGGAGCTCGCCGACCGCTACCGGCTGCTGATCGCGCTCGCCCAGCGCACGGTCACCATGCAGGGCATCAGGGAGCGGCTCACCCCGGTCCGGGAGGCCGCCACCGGGGTGCTCCGGCGCGGCCTCGACGAGGGCGTCTTCAGCTCACCGCTGCCCGCGCCGGCCCTTGCCTACGTGCACGAGCAGATTCTGGTCGCGCTGATGGAAGCGGTGAACGACGGACTCGTGGCAGCGCGAGAGGCGGGCCGCTGCGCCGCGGTCACGGTGCTGACCGCGGCGGGCGTGCCCGCCTCGAGGGCCACCGAGCTGGTGGCGAAGCTGAACGATTGA